A genomic segment from Aegilops tauschii subsp. strangulata cultivar AL8/78 chromosome 1, Aet v6.0, whole genome shotgun sequence encodes:
- the LOC109747474 gene encoding uncharacterized protein: protein MARFIIQEQVGEVTLGAVDVECIFNLENQGLSTSDILTEEGEDIKERVPPQFLSKTSENIVIDNLIDDIIKSKATNDDFLRKVVLVLLGTIIAPMSSKIVPKQYYALVDDVKRISKINWNAFTLRVLLDCLRIVKKGKHLRQWLKGNLALLQYLYWEKVQPVEGECAYNPNLSIQPLMRNWTEGAATRRGRFDYDNGRGRGNVRIENNITQEYRAQEPNIPNNAPTMKPKTKPANGNAKKSMTTPMSEDLMELLMKRCMDFIHTQMRQIPDQVAERLLEKLNKSGVMYKPAAAVPSADNDVDEELDSFENGPYEKKEFVYKDDIDSRGEPVIDMTQPDEVVPNHKTVPEKTPPKMNGHKEASPIKRNDECGATPENTWVVAMFSENHEPEVVADELTPEIIDAAVSFVELAASTEKNRGKKVYYSEGRGISLTSERIRPVLTHRWLSDDVIDAYMGHLELRVGHDRYLCPAWRSKFLVDRAIARDDPLPSSCNMDSALSKAGAFNRVTKEYTVRDKTYIALNIDNAHWMTVVMHLIKQEFQVLDSLYPLDLTEKTVKALRMAIAHDMHLANLITPGKYPDVSKWPIKEYDMPPQEDGNSCGLFVTECLEHWDGDRMTRDFSQATIDARRRRFVAELIMSPSNKMECVKNKIHEIARKRRA, encoded by the exons ATGGCCAGATTCATTATACAAGAGCAGGTTGGGGAGGTGACTCTCGGTGCGGTCGATGTCGAGTGCATCTTTAACCTCGAGAACCAAGGACTGTCCACTTCGGACATTCTGACTGAAGAAGGCGAGGACATCAAGGAGCGGGTGCCGCCACAATTTCTCAGTAAGACATCAGAAAACATAGTGATAGATAATCTCATTGATGACATAATTAAAAGTAAAGCCACCAACGACGATTTCCTTCGGAAAGTAGTccttgtcctgttaggaacaattATTGCTCCCATGTCGAGCAAGATTGTGCCAAAGCAGTACTACGCTTTGGTCGATGATGTGAAACGTATTTCAAAGATTAACTGGAATGCCTTCACCCTGCGTGTTCTCCTTGATTGCCTTCGCATAGTCAAGAAAGGCAAACACCTCCGCCAATGGCTGAAAGGCAATTTGGCTCTCTTGCAG TACTTGTACTGGGAGAAGGTGCAACCTGTCGAAGGCGAATGCGCCTATAATCCCAACTTGTCCATACAACCTCTTATGAGGAACTGGACCGAAGGTGCAGCCACTAGGAGAGGTCGGTTCGACTATGACAATGGGCGCGGCCGTGGTAACGTCAGG ATCGAAAATAATATCACCCAGGAGTATAGGGCGCAGGAGCCCAACATCCCAAATAATGCGCCTACCATGAAGCCAAAAACCAAGCCTGCAAATGGAAACGCAAAGAAGTCGATGACAACCCCAATGTCGGAAGATTTGATGGAGCTTCTAATGAAGCGGTGCATGGACTTCATACACACCCAGATGAGGCAAATCCCTGATCAAGTTGCTGAG AGGttgttggagaagttgaacaAATCAGGTGTCATGTACAAGCCGGCTGCTGCCGTGCCATCCGCGGACAATGATGTGGATGAAGAACTGGATTCGTTCGAGAACGGTCCATATGAAAAGAAGGAATTCGTGTACAAGGATGACATAGACTCACGCGGAGAGCCTGTCATTGACATGACGCAGCCTGATGAAGTGGTTCCCAACCATAAAACCGTACCTGAG AAAACCCCACCGAAGATGAATGGACACAAGGAAGCTTCACCTATTAAGCGTAATGATGAATGTGGCGCTACACCCGAAAACACTTGGGTCGTTG CTATGTTTTCTGAAAATCATGAGCCGGAGGTTGTGGCAGATGAGTTGACGCCGGAAATAATTGATGCAGCTGTTTCATTTGTCGAGTTAGCTGCTAGCACCGAGAAGAATAGGGGGAAGAAAGTTTACTACAGTGAAGGGCGTGGCATATCTCTGACTTCCGAAAGGATTCGACCGGTACTAACTCACAGATGGCTGTCGGACGAT GTTATTGATGCTTATATGGGACATTTGGAGCTGCGCGTTGGTCATGATCGTTACCTCTGTCCAGCGTGGAGGTCCAAATTCCTTGTAGACCGTGCTATCGCACGAGACGATCCATTACCGTCAAGTTGCAACATGGATAGTGCTCTGTCCAAAGCTGGAGCATTTAATAGAGTCACGAAAGAGTATACTGTGCGTGATAAG ACGTATATCGCGTTGAATATCGACAATGCCCACTGGATGACCGTGGTCATGCACTTGATCAAGCAAGAATTCCAAGTTCTCGATTCGCTTTATCCTCTGGACCTAACAGAAAAGACTGTGAAAGCACTC CGAATGGCTATAGCACACGATATGCACCTAGCAAATCTTATTACACCAGGGAAATATCCGGACGTAAGTAAGTGGCCTATCAAGGAGTATGACATGCCCCCGCAAGAGGATGG GAACTCTTGTGGCCTTTTTGTCACAGAATGTCTAGAACATTGGGACGGGGACCGAATGACCCGTGATTTTTCACAG GCCACCATTGACGCAAGGAGAAGACGTTTCGTCGCGGAGTTGATTATGTCACCTTCGAACAAGATGGAGTGTGTGAAGAACAAAATTCACGAAATCGCAAGGAAAAGGCGCGCCTGA
- the LOC141027472 gene encoding uncharacterized protein, with amino-acid sequence MKIAANARRRRRQDRLSKLSDATLGRILSFLPSKEAARAALLSSGWHDAFAGVDAVSLEEPESPLLDYENHGGCGCGCMDCTYGRPVDPNPKPPFTTAVTAALLARHRVPQAPAPPLRALRVALNGYHRERASTVDHWLSYVLKQAAPAPHRLEFDLRLLGREPICNRPYSLRAAASSLKDARRARHKRRRTPDSDADEASRRTIRKRRVSVSNDDSEPDYHGCTVPRMLFSSVALRSLSIGPCKLSVPAAVSLPSLQTLLLTRVSDRERHVQRLIDACPRLADLTLEACATVTTLCLLGNRRLRKLALRCCHNLTVVAINGKLDSLEYRGAVPDTSLLSLRRADRSSFKSCSIDICGEEVSSAEELTKLGEFLQRVTSTNHLHLRSERLGSGRLPHEDSDAAIPALRRILRHAPSLEVLSLAFDTGPGDEELRATRESWDDCKEGELTNAHQLRYNEDEVLLPTPTVTIRCLTKRVREINLVHYQGGRAQRTLVKFLLRNAPVLAKLYCGFAPGPLWLQTKLRDEIQGWAMNRPENCIFD; translated from the exons ATGAAGATCGCCGCGAACGCCCGACGTAGGCGGCGACAGGACCGCCTGAGCAAGCTCAGCGACGCCACGCTGGGGCGCATCCTCTCTTTCCTCCCATCCAAGGAGGCGGCGCGCGCGGCCTTGCTCTCGAGCGGGTGGCACGACGCCTTCGCCGGGGTCGACGCCGTGTCGCTGGAGGAGCCCGAGAGCCCCCTCCTGGACTACGAGAACCacggcggctgcggctgcggctgcaTGGACTGCAcctacggccgccccgtcgaccCCAACCCGAAGCCGCCCTTCACCACCGCCGtcaccgccgccctcctcgcgCGCCACCGCGTGCCCCAGgcacccgcgccgccgctgcgTGCCCTCCGCGTCGCCCTCAATGGTTACCACCGCGAGAGGGCCTCGACGGTGGACCATTGGCTGTCCTACGTCCTCAAGCAGGCCGCCCCTGCACCTCATAGGCTCGAGTTCGACCTCCGCCTCCTCGGCCGCGAGCCCATCTGCAATCGCCCTtactccctccgcgccgccgccagcAGCTTGAAAGACGCGCGCCGTGCTCGTCATAAACGCAGACGCACCCCCGACTCCGATGCGGATGAAGCGAGCCGCCGCACGATTCGCAAACGGCGGGTGTCGGTCTCTAACGACGATTCCGAGCCGGACTACCATGGGTGCACCGTCCCGAGGATGCTTTTCTCCTCCGTCGCCCTGCGGTCGCTCAGCATCGGCCCCTGCAAGCTCTCCGTGCCTGCCGCCGTCAGCCTGCCGTCTCTCCAGACACTCCTCCTCACGCGTGTATCTGACCGAGAGCGACACGTGCAGAGGCTCATCGACGCCTGCCCTCGCCTCGCCGACCTCACCCTCGAGGCCTGCGCCACGGTGACCACACTCTGCCTCCTCGGCAACCGCCGCCTTCGCAAGCTCGCGCTCCGGTGCTGCCACAACCTGACCGTCGTGGCCATCAATGGCAAGCTAGACTCCCTGGAGTACCGCGGCGCGGTGCCCGACACGTCTCTCCTGTCCCTTCGCCGTGCCGACCGCTCGAGTTTCAAGTCGTGCAGTATCGATATCTGTGGCGAGGAGGTCTCGTCGGCGGAGGAGCTCACTAAACTCGGAGAGTTTCTGCAGCGAGTTACGTCCACCAATCACCTGCACCTGCGGTCCGAGCGGCTAGGCTCCG GGCGCCTCCCGCACGAAGACAGCGACGCCGCCATCCCCGCCTTGAGAAGGATCCTCCGGCACGCGCCGAGCCTAGAGGTGCTCTCGCTGGCCTTCGACACGGGCCCCGGCGACGAGGAGTTGCGCGCCACCCGCGAAAGCTGGGATGACTGCAAGGAGGGGGAGCTCACGAACGCGCACCAGCTCAGGTACAACGAGGACGAGGTCCTCCTGCCCACGCCGACGGTGACCATCCGCTGCCTCACGAAGCGGGTGAGGGAGATCAACTTGGTGCATTACCAAGGCGGGAGGGCACAGAGGACGCTGGTCAAGTTCTTGCTCCGCAATGCTCCGGTTCTCGCCAAGCTCTACTGTGGATTTGCTCCAGGACCACTCTGGCTTCAGACCAAGCTGAGAGACGAGATCCAAGGTTGGGCGATGAACAGGCCGGAAAATTGCATCTTCGACTAA